The genomic interval cccgctgttactccagcgctctgtgttttttatttgtaatccagcatctgcagttccttgtgtctcccctccatttcctgacgctgccctcgccctccctcccgcccgcactcaccggggtcccacacacacacgcactcgtcgcccaccgcgggaacctcacggcggccggaggagcagggaccatgtcacaagcgcatcggacacagactggggaaacagcttgcatgagccgcgtgtgtattgatgcagcactgcagagggtgaagCCGGCCGGCTGAACAAAGAGCATAAATACTGGACGGTGCATGTGTGCAGGCGCTGCAACAGCAGGGGTGGAGAGCCGAGCGCTGGGAAGGTTTGTTGATGAGGCAGGAGGGGATTACACAGTGACCAGCGCCGTGCGTCCACTGAGCCACTGCACTTCCCATCAGCAACAACAGGGAACATGATGCACGGAGCTCCCAGGAGTTGATGCAACCGCCATTAAAAATACTCCAATCACATTGATTCACAACACAATTACTTTAATAACATGAGATTAACATGAACAGATTTAGCCGGGACAACGCGGGTGCTGGTCAATCGCCtcacacagaaatattttaaatacaacgcagaataatacaaattaaaacacatttcgggtctcaaacctccgttaaataaattacatcaaCCAACACAACCAACGATTCAATTTACAAACTCAACTTCTGCTTATACTTCGAACAACACTTCAAACTTTCAAACTCCAGTGTCAGCATTTTACTGATCACCGCTTCAAGAAATCTCACAGGAATAAAGTGAAACCTGCAGGGACCAGCAGTTTGATCAAAGTAACCGGAGCAATGAGCCCACGGCACAGAACGGTTCTCCTGACTTGCGGCAACAATAAAAGTGGCTGGTTTATCAATCGCAGTGTTGATGAACTCAGTGCTAGAAACAGACTGCATCACAACAGCACAGTCAgaatatcccagtgggggcagtctatcccagtcagaagatgcagtctggagagggtcggacatgcggcaatgatacccgtccctggtccccaattcacacagggagtgggaacCACGGACCCATTCCTGACACCCcagacttctccacacaaagtatcACCATAAAGAGGGAAATACAGCAAGTGCCAATATTGATACTGACTGGAAACATAAATAATTACTCAACGTAATTCAAAAGGAGATaattgaaataatataaaatgaaataatataaaggaaattaTAGCACTGACAATTGGTGAACTTTTACTGTTCTACACAGGCTCtcaggtgaacagtgaaagctGCTGTGTCCTTAAAAACATTCCCTCACACGGGGCACGTTTCACGGCAGGTGTGAGCTTTCTgctgagagagataaaaaaagctcttcccacagacagaacatgtgtatggcctctctccggtgtgggtccgctggtgtcggtggaggtgccctgtccgtgcaaagcccttcccacagacagaacatgtgtatggcctctctccggtgtgggtccgctggtgttggtggaggtcccctgcctgtacaaagcccttcccacagacagaacatgtgtacggcctctctacggtgtgggtccgctggtgttggtggaggttctctgcctgtgcaaagcccttcccacagacagaacatgtgtgcggcctctctccggtgtgggtccgctggtgtacaTGGAGGttccctgcctgtgcaaagcccttcccacagacagaacatgtgtgcggcctctctccggtgtgggtccgctggtgtcggtggaggtcccctgcctgtgcaaagcccttcccacagacagaacatgtgtacggcctctctccggtgtgggtccgctggtgtaggtggagagtccctgcctgtgcaaagcccttcccacagacagaacatgtgtacagcctctctccggtgtgggtccgctggtgtcggtggaggtcccctgcctgtgcaaagcccttcccacagacagaacatgtgtacggcctctctccggtgtgggtccgctggtgtcggtggagagTCCCTGagtgtgcaaagcccttcccacagacagaacatgtgtacagcctctctccggtgtgggtccgctggtgttcgTGGAGGCTCCCTGCCCGCGTGAAacacttcccacattctgcacattcatgCCGTCTCTCCGTTATTCGTCCTGGAATATCACCTGACTTCCCTATTGCCCTCCTTCTGTCAGATGGTGTGAACGGACTCTGCTCACGTTTACTTTGTGGATCTGTGTCAACTCTGGGGGAAGAAGGTTGACCAGCTGGTGTTGGTCTGGAGGCTTCAGGATGCCTTCTTAAGTGCCTTGTAAGGTACTCCACCGTGGTGAATGCTACAGTGCAGTGAGGGCAGGGATGACAGTCTCCTTGGGTCACGCCGTCTACcgctggagaaggaaacagaaatgatcattttcagcaaaaaatccacgctctgatttggaagacagattagtaaatgcttcagtgttaatggagctgctcggagatgttaattgaaataatttacaggcgtgactagtgaaagattgtggggaggagggagttatcAATCACCAGATGATTCTGATAAAGACTCGAGGGGGATGGATTCTGTCTTTAATATCCCCAAGGAACAAGGTACACGtcagctccaaagacgtacaggtatgtaggttaattggctgggtaaatgtaaaaattgtccctagtgggtgtaggatagtgttaatgtacggggatcactgggcggcacggacatggagggccgaaaaggcctgtttccggctgtatatatatgatatgatatgatagtaagtTTTTAAGAATTCTTCTAACCCTGTGTGATAACTGGCTTGTTAAAATGGGCAAGTGAAAAGCAAATTGCAGATGTCAAATAACATCATGAGCTGGGAGTTGCTGAGGACGACAGCAGGGCAAAGGGGCTGACTGCatctttgtaaatgctcagtgattcagcgtgagttgctacaaggatgttttgaataaaatcagtgcatccacaaagtttttgtgcttctgatacctgcgacatcattcagcacaattctctgcacttcactattctgcaaatttctcatccttactacgactgctgctttgtttttgatcatagtttctgacgtgccactttaaacacccgtaattattttacagtaaattagttaaagtttgattatgttgaacaatccctgttccaggcgtacactggccctatccctgacctctatctccgtcacattgacaagtgcatcggtactacctcctgcacccatcctgaactcatggacttcattaacttcaccaccaatttccatcctgcactcaaattcacttggaccatctttgacaccaccctcgcctttcttgatctcagtctccatcacaggctgacatctattacaaacccactgacagtccacaactaccttgtctacacttcttcccaccctgcttcctgcaaagactccatcccctactcctaattcctccgtctacgcaacatcaagatgaggggttccctaccaggacatctgacgtcctcattctttagggaatggaggttcccctctcccatcagagatgAGGCCTCACTCCtgtttcctcggtaccccacagctctgccttccccccctctccctattcgtaactgagacagagtcccgctagtccttacctttcacccccatCAGccctcacatacaacacataatcctccgacattttcgccacctccaacggtatcccaccactagtcacgtcttcccatctccacccctttccgccttccacagaaaccgttccctccgcaactccctggttaattgggcccttcccacccaaaccaccccctccccaggtaccttcccctgcaggagatgcaacatctgccccaatacctcctccttcaaatctgtccaggcaccccaacagtcctttcaggttgggcagaggttcacttgcacctcctccaacctcatctactgtgttcaagatgtggactcttatacatcggcaagaccaaacatagacggattatggcgatcgttttgctgaacaccttcacgcagtccgcctgaacctacctgatctcctggttgctaaacactttaattctcctacccattcccacactgacctttctgtcctaggtctccgccattgtcagagtgaggttaaacgcaaattggaggaacagcatctcatattttgcttgggcagcttgcagcccagtggtatgaatatagatttctctaacttcaagccacagaattctctgccacagaaggtagttgaggccagttcattggctatatttaagagggagttagatgtggccctttttgctaaagggatcagggggtatggagagaaggcaggtacaggctactgagctgaatgatcagccatgatcatattgaatggcggtgcaggctcgaagggccgaatggcctactcctgcacctattttttatgtttctatgtttctaaccccggcattccctttctctctatccctcccccacccatgtcgcaccagcttcttattttcacataaacaaacagataacaaaggcctgtttcccttattcacaaaatgctgaagtaactcagcaggtcaggcagcatctcaggagagaaggaatgggtgacgtttcgggttgagacccttcttcagactgatgtcaaggaaggatataagtggagacaggaagatagaggaagaactgggaaggggaagagagggacagaggaactatctaaagttgaggtcaatgttcataccactgggctgcaagttgcccaagccaaatatgaggtgctgttcctctaatttccggtgggcctcactatggcactggaggaggcccatgacagaaagatcatactggaagtgggaggggaagttgaagtgctcagccaccgggagatcaggttggttaaggcggactgagtgaaggtgttgagcgaaacgatcgccgagcctgcgtttggtttcgccgatgtaaagaaattgacatttagagcagcggatgcaacggatgaggttggaggaggtgcaggtgaacctctgtctcacctggaaagactgtttctgtccttggatgtagttgaggggggaggtaaagggacaggtgttgcatctcgtgcggttgcaggggaaagtgcacggggttcgggtggtttgggtaggaagggacgagtggaccagggagttacggagggaacggtctctgcggaacgcagagaggggaggggatgggaagatgtggccagtggtggggtcccgttgtaggtgacggaaatgttggaggatgatttgttggatactctggctgatggggtggaaggtgagaacgagggagattctgtccttgttgcgaatggggtgagggggagcaagagcggagctgcgggatacagaAGAGGCCCTAGAgagtgcctcatctataatggaagaggggaagccccgtttcctgaagaatgaggacatctctgatgccctagtgtgaaacacctcatcccgggcgcagatgcggcgtagacggaggaattgggagtaggggatagactttttgcaagagacaaggtgggatgaagtgtagtccagatagctgtgcaagtcagtgggtttatagtagatgtcagtcagtaGTCTTcctcttgtgatggagatggtgaggtccagaaacggtagggagatgtcggagatagtccagaaatggtaggtttcgtttattatttttacttgtttgcatatctttcattcattgttctttatctctctacatcgtcgtttaatatctctcgtttccctcttccctaacTAGtcggaagtgtctcgacccaaaacatcacccatcccttctctcacgagatgttgcctgtccccctgagtaaatccagcattttatggctatctgcagcatctgcagttccttcccacacaattaaaGTTGCCTGCAGTTCCCCGATTTGTGCAGAATCCTCACGTTTTGGGTCTTGGTTTGACATCCACATTGTGGTCCATGTGATTCCCAGCTCCTTGGCATAGTCATCACCGTACCAGACCAGCAACTCGCAGTGAGGAGGAACCGGCTTGCAGGTCCTGTAGTAAATGTTGCCCCGGTGCTGGAAGGCAACAAGGTTCTGTTCCCCCTCCTTTCTGGCACAGTTCACAAATCTGCAACACAACAAGCACAGATAGAAGGTACAACAGTCACTTAAAATTATAAGTGAACACAGAACGTAAAGTATATCAGCAAAGTCTGTTGAATGGGAGATGTCCCCAGCCATGGTCCAAATTCAACATGAAATATTGTACACCCTTTGTCAGCACACTGCTGAAGGAAActtgaactttgtttctcttcccacagaagcGGCCTGACCAATGCAGTATTTCcagtcttttctgtttttatgtctacctggtattactgttgttggtattgtattgattactttctatttatctgcatgttattgcgttaacagacttgttaagctgcaggaagttagaatttcattgtggaacaattaaacactgttgacccTGGCTGTGTTATTTACAGGGAGGCAAAGACAGAGCAGCTGTGATGCAGCGTGGCGTGAATTGAGTTATTCTTCTCTTGGAATATTGGCTTCACGGAGATACCCCAGATTTTAACATCAAGACCTGATTTTAAACTGTGGCATCAGTCTCCCAGTCACAGATCAAGACATGACAGGCTGAATATTTGATGCAAAGTTTGCAGCATCAGGTGACATTCCAAGAGCATGAGGCTTGAGATAGGAGTTGTGGGTCATGGAGTGATCCAAGGAGAAAGGCTGGTTTAGGCAAGGAAAGCATCGCCCAGACAGAATGCTGATTCTTTCTGGATTAATGAGTAAAATGGACCATTTCCCTTCCCCAAGTCATGTATTTCCCATTCATCCcctcttttaaactaaatagtggggggagcgggatgtcaaatgggataaacaaagatggagttgaagggaaagagagtataggaaaagttatgaccccagaattaatgggacagaaagctcacgaaaggataggagagaatggccaagtgtaataggaatcgatgtgaaaggtgagatgagtaatagaaacatagaaaataggtgcaggagtaggccattcggcccttcgagcctgcaccgccattcaatatgatcatggctgatcatccagctcagtagcctgtacctgccttctctccataccccctgatccctttagcaaaaagggccacatctaactccctcttaaatatagccaatgaactggcctcaactaccttctgaggcagagaattccacagactcaccactctctgtgtgaagaaatgttttctcatctcggtcctaaaagacttcccccttatccttaagctgtgacccctggttctggactcccccaacatcgggaacaatcttcccgcatctagcctctccaaccccttaagaattttatatgtttctataagatcccccctcagtcttctaaattccagcgagtacaagcccagtctatccagtctttcctcatatgcaagtcccgccatcccagggatcaatctggtgaaccttctctgtactccctctaaggcaagaacgtctttcctcaggttaggagaccaaaactgcacacaatactccaggtgcggtctcaccaaggccctgtacaactgcagcagaacctccctgctcctaaactcaaatcctcttgcgatgaatgccaacataccattcgctttcttcactgcctgctgcacctgcatgcttgctttcaatgactggtgcaccatgacacccaggtcacattgcatctccccttctcccaatcggtcaccattcaggtaatactctgcttccctgttcttgctgccaaagtggataacctcacatttatccacattatattgcatctgccatgcatttgcccactcgcctaatctatccaagtcactctgcagcctcctagcatcctcctcgcagctaacactgccacccagcttcgtgttatccgcaaacttagagatgttgcattcaattccctcgtccaaatcattaatatacactgtaaataactggggtcccagcactgagccttgcggtaccccactagtcactgcctgccattccgaaaaggacccgtttatccctactctttgcttcctgtccgccaaccaattttctatccacctcaaaactgaaccctcaataccgtgtgctttaagtttgtacaccaatctcctatgtgggaccttgtcgaaggccttctgaaagtccagatataacacatcgactggttctcccttatccactctactagttacatcctcgaaaaattctataagattcgtcagacatgatttgcctttggtaaatccatgctgactttgtccgatgatttcaccactttccaaatgtgatgctattgttaaatcaaattctttaccttcagtctgaataatcacacgtgatactggattagcacatcagatttattccaccatggggttcttcccgagaagatctccagacacaacactagtgtctgaagagacctcaactcaggggaggggaagaacaacttctcgcagtcagacagtgtgagagaggacaatagcccatctcttctgtacactccttatcactcgtaaagggacaaacacattctgttcccaaggataacgtttctgccacaagcatccatcttactgctttcctctaaaataagcatccattttatattagctaaaacaacaaaagaaaccatctttactacaacaaaatataatatctctaattgactataccagctaatagcatagattctcgctatcacatctttaataactgactagcattttccccactaccgatgttaggctaactggtctataatcccccgttttctctctccctccctttttaaaaagtggggttacattagctaccctccagtcctcaggaactactccagaatctaaagagttttgaaaaaatatcactaatgcatccactatttctgaggctacttccttaagcactctgggatgcaccctatctggccctggggatttatctgcctttaatccatttaatttacctaacaccacttcccgactaacctggatttccctcagttcctccatctcattagaccaccggtcccccgctatttccggcagacggtttatgtcttccttagttaagacagaaccaaagtatttgttcaattggtctgccatctccttgttccctatgatcaattcacctgtttccgactgcaagggacctacatttgccttaactaatctttttctcttgacatatctataaaaacttttgcattctgtttttatgttccttgccagttttccctcatagtctattttccctttcctaattaagccctttgtcctcctttgctggactctgaatttctcccagtcctctggtatgctactttttctggctaatctgtatgcttcatcttttgttttaatactatcattgatttcccttgttagccacggatgcactacctttcctggtttgttcttttgccaaactgggatgaacacttgttgtagttcatccatgcgacctttaaatgccttccattgcatgtccaccgtcaaccctttcagcatcaatcgccagtctatcttggacaattcacgcctcataccctcaaagttacctttctttaagttcagaacacttgtttctgaatcgactttgtcactctccatccaaatgaagaactctaccatattatgatcactcttgcccaaggggccctgcacaacaagactgctaactaacccttcctcattactcaatacccagtctagaatggcctgttctctcgttggttcctcgacatgttggtttagaaaaccatctctcaaacattccaagaaatcctcttcctcagcacccctgccagtttggttcacccaatctatatgtagattgaagtcacccattataactgctgcacctttagtgcatgcatttctaatttcctgcttgatgccatccccaacctcactactgctgttaggtggcctgtacacaactcccactagcgttttctgccccttagtgtttcgtagctctacccatatcgattccacttcctccaagctaatgtccttcctttccactgctttaatctcctctctaaccagtaacgttaccccacctccttttcctttctgcctatcccgcctgaatatagaatatccctggatgttgagctcacagccttggtcaccctggagccatgtctccgtaatcccaactatatcataatcattaacaactatctccacatttaattcatccaccttattacgtaaactccttgcattgagacacaaagccttcaggcttgtttttacaactctcttaccccttatacaattatgttgaaaagtggccctttttgatttttgccctggatttgtctgcctaccacttttacttttcaccttgctacctgttgcttctaccctcattttacacccctgtctctctgctcctgctcccatccccctgccacattagtttaaatcctccccgacagcactagcaaacactccccctaggacattggttccattccagctcaggtacagaccgtcctgtttgtactggtcccacctctcccagaactggttccaatgtcctaaaaatttgaatccctcccccttgcaccatttttcaagtcacgtattcatctgaatggattaaaagtgttatatatgaatatgcaaagtataagaagtaaagaggatgagcttgaggctcagttagagattggtagatatgacattgtggggattacagagacatggctgcagtagGATcacgactgggaactgaatattcagggttataagtcctatagaaaggacaggcaggtgggcagaggaggtggggtagctctgttgggaagggatgaaattcagtcctttgtgAGAGGTGACATAGGGTCTGACgatatagagtcactgtggatagagttgaggaattgtaaaggtaagaagacactaatgggagttatctacagaccgccAAACAGTAGCGTAGATATAGggtttaagttgcagcaggagttaaaactggcatgtaacaaaggtttgtggttatgggagatttcaatatgcaggcagacaataggtgcaggatgaggccattcggcccttcgagccaacaccaccattcaatgtgatcatggctgatcattctcaatcagtaccccgttcctgccttctccccataccccctgactccgctatcgttaagagctctatccagctctctcttgaatacaatcagagcattggcctccactgccttctgaggcagagaattccacagatttacaactctctgactgaaaatgtttttcctcatctcagttctaaatggcctaccccttattcttaaactgtggccccttgttctggactcccccaacattgggaacatgtttcctgcctc from Rhinoraja longicauda isolate Sanriku21f unplaced genomic scaffold, sRhiLon1.1 Scf000976, whole genome shotgun sequence carries:
- the LOC144591398 gene encoding histone-lysine N-methyltransferase PRDM9-like; the protein is MSGMQGSEVYFDNMSEDIEHSCSLINIIAVGFFLVILVSEVIGRFSFKKRQVLLATGSTRLDVPKPEFMTNRRRRRQTQVYESSESDEDSTPKLLTKNAKRVRIFRHPFKNAKGKNTKRKPVVKVITGEGKRDLGGAAEETKEGTVLMKRIKRATVCEARETFFTEECPVHGQPIFMKDTVIDCNRPDTAHLTLPEGLSIATSKIRKAGLGVWNEGKVIPRGIYFGPYEGEVSNEEEAAISGYSWAISKANNDTEYIDAQDESKSNWMRFVNCARKEGEQNLVAFQHRGNIYYRTCKPVPPHCELLVWYGDDYAKELGITWTTMWMSNQDPKPVDGVTQGDCHPCPHCTVAFTTVEYLTRHLRRHPEASRPTPAGQPSSPRVDTDPQSKREQSPFTPSDRRRAIGKSGDIPGRITERRHECAECGKCFTRAGSLHEHQRTHTGERLYTCSVCGKGFAHSGTLHRHQRTHTGERPYTCSVCGKGFAQAGDLHRHQRTHTGERLYTCSVCGKGFAQAGTLHLHQRTHTGERPYTCSVCGKGFAQAGDLHRHQRTHTGERPHTCSVCGKGFAQAGNLHVHQRTHTGERPHTCSVCGKGFAQAENLHQHQRTHTVERPYTCSVCGKGFVQAGDLHQHQRTHTGERPYTCSVCGKGFARTGHLHRHQRTHTGERPYTCSVCGKSFFYLSQQKAHTCRETCPV